In one window of Kitasatospora sp. MMS16-BH015 DNA:
- the aspT gene encoding aspartate-alanine antiporter has product MSLLRENAVLALFACLALGYLIGKLRVGPIQLGGICGTLIVSMLIGAQHVSVNSDVKNVAFALFIFSLGYIAGPQFFANLNAKGLRFGVLSVMEAGVVIGLALGFAKGFDLDVGTASGILAGAATESAVVGTAQEAITKLAGITPDQSTQLQAHVATAYSVCYLFGLVTIVMLTSQIMPLMMRINLADASRTIWERMRGADASLAADEQASLPALVGRTYLVSQGEGSSVKQLEADSGLLVAVEGVKRGEQVLTVGPELRLRRGDRVLVVGARDAVRDTGHELGPETSGEPGLDSPLAVREVVVTNKAVSGKTVAALRAGEPESVNGVFLTDIQRVDHHLPAVGETELHQGDTLTVVGARSKVEKFAAKVGASVRQDSADYIYISLGICLGVLLGMVTVHAGSVNLALGTGGGCLIAGLVFGWLRAQRPTFGAYPPVAAQTAKDLGLSMFIAVTGMAAGPDAGPLLKQYPVLLPSAGILMVVVPAMLSLVVGRKLLKIEPPILIGAIAGQQCSTPAITAIGNVAQSSVPMLGYTITYTISNFLLPLTGPVLVGILGLS; this is encoded by the coding sequence GTGAGCCTGCTACGGGAGAACGCCGTCCTCGCCCTGTTCGCCTGCCTGGCGCTCGGGTACCTGATCGGCAAGCTGCGGGTCGGGCCGATCCAGCTCGGCGGGATCTGCGGCACGCTGATCGTCTCGATGCTGATCGGCGCTCAGCACGTCTCGGTCAACAGCGACGTGAAGAACGTGGCCTTCGCGCTCTTCATCTTCTCGCTGGGCTACATCGCCGGGCCGCAGTTCTTCGCCAACCTCAACGCCAAGGGGCTCCGGTTCGGGGTGCTCTCGGTGATGGAGGCCGGGGTGGTGATCGGCCTGGCGCTGGGCTTCGCGAAGGGCTTCGACCTGGACGTGGGCACCGCCTCCGGGATCCTGGCGGGGGCGGCCACCGAATCGGCCGTGGTCGGCACCGCCCAGGAGGCGATCACCAAGCTGGCCGGGATCACCCCGGACCAGTCCACCCAGCTCCAGGCGCACGTGGCCACCGCGTACTCGGTCTGCTACCTGTTCGGCCTGGTCACCATCGTCATGCTGACCAGCCAGATCATGCCGCTGATGATGCGGATCAACCTGGCCGACGCCTCCCGGACGATCTGGGAGCGGATGCGCGGCGCCGACGCGAGCCTGGCCGCCGACGAGCAGGCCTCGCTGCCCGCGCTGGTCGGCCGCACCTACCTGGTCTCGCAGGGCGAGGGCAGCAGCGTCAAGCAGCTGGAGGCGGACTCCGGGCTGCTGGTGGCGGTCGAAGGGGTCAAGCGCGGCGAGCAGGTGCTCACCGTGGGGCCGGAGCTGCGGCTGCGCCGGGGCGACCGGGTGCTGGTGGTCGGGGCCCGGGACGCGGTGCGCGACACCGGGCACGAGCTCGGGCCGGAGACCTCCGGGGAGCCGGGGCTGGACAGCCCGCTGGCGGTGCGCGAGGTGGTCGTCACCAACAAGGCGGTCAGCGGCAAGACCGTCGCCGCCCTGCGGGCCGGGGAGCCGGAGAGCGTCAACGGGGTCTTCCTCACCGACATCCAGCGGGTGGACCACCACCTGCCGGCCGTCGGCGAGACGGAGCTGCACCAGGGCGACACCCTCACCGTGGTCGGCGCCCGCAGCAAGGTGGAGAAGTTCGCCGCCAAGGTGGGCGCGAGCGTCCGGCAGGACAGCGCCGACTACATCTACATCAGCCTCGGCATCTGCCTGGGCGTGCTGCTGGGCATGGTCACCGTCCACGCGGGCAGCGTCAACCTCGCGCTCGGCACCGGCGGCGGCTGCCTGATCGCCGGCCTGGTCTTCGGCTGGCTGCGCGCCCAGCGCCCCACCTTCGGCGCCTACCCGCCGGTGGCCGCGCAGACCGCCAAGGACCTGGGCCTGTCGATGTTCATCGCCGTCACCGGCATGGCGGCTGGCCCCGACGCCGGGCCGCTGCTCAAGCAGTACCCGGTGCTGCTGCCCTCCGCGGGCATCCTGATGGTGGTCGTGCCCGCGATGCTCTCGCTCGTGGTGGGCCGCAAGCTGCTGAAGATCGAGCCGCCGATCCTGATCGGCGCGATCGCCGGGCAGCAGTGCTCGACCCCCGCGATCACCGCGATCGGCAACGTCGCGCAGTCCAGCGTGCCGATGCTCGGCTACACGATCACGTACACCATCTCGAACTTCCTGCTCCCGCTGACCGGCCCCGTGCTGGTCGGCATCCTCGGCCTGTCCTGA
- the aspT gene encoding aspartate-alanine antiporter yields the protein MDWITAHVFKPYPELLIFLTISIGFLVGKVRYKAIGLGAVTGCLIAGLFTGWVTDVTINGTVKSVFFIMFLFALGYKVGPQFFRGLKKDGLPQVGVAVAVCVTGLGICYAFDKMLGYGPGLGAGLLGGALTQSAVIGVAQDAIANIQGLSPDQITAEQNLVPIGYAVTYPLGTILCAILLANIAPRLLKSDLAADSKQLAIELDAPEDNPDLSEGYYEVVLRAFSAVNGFVGRTIDDIEAQQKELGRRIYVTRVRRDGAILDHSQQTVIERGDTVAVSALRHDLVDFDPVAHIGPEQDDAGLLGYQTEHLSVVCSEQAQLGKTIAEVRREPFMVGVFVDKVYRSGAEFPYRLSTRLERGDTLVLTGPKRLVDPAAKALGKTVPTSFATDMVWVGLGIFLGGCIGIPALTAGGVPISLSTSGGALIMGLVFGWIRGKYPTYGNVPPGAQWFMDTFGLCAFVAIVGVNAGPGFTSGLSQAGWGLLLWGAVATVVPLIVGILVGHYVFRIRTPILMGVVAGAQTTTAAIGAINEEAKSQIPTLGYTIPYAAGNVLLTIWGAIIVALLG from the coding sequence ATGGATTGGATCACCGCCCACGTCTTCAAGCCCTACCCGGAACTGCTGATCTTCCTGACCATCTCGATCGGCTTCCTGGTCGGGAAGGTCCGCTACAAGGCCATCGGGCTGGGGGCGGTGACGGGCTGTCTGATCGCCGGGCTGTTCACCGGCTGGGTCACCGACGTGACCATCAACGGCACGGTGAAGTCGGTCTTCTTCATCATGTTCCTGTTCGCCCTGGGCTACAAGGTCGGCCCGCAGTTCTTCCGCGGCCTCAAGAAGGACGGGCTGCCGCAGGTCGGGGTGGCCGTCGCGGTCTGCGTCACCGGCCTCGGCATCTGCTACGCCTTCGACAAGATGCTCGGCTACGGGCCCGGCCTGGGCGCCGGCCTGCTCGGCGGGGCGCTCACCCAGTCGGCCGTGATCGGTGTCGCCCAGGACGCGATCGCCAACATCCAGGGCCTGAGCCCCGACCAGATCACCGCCGAGCAGAACCTGGTGCCGATCGGCTACGCCGTCACCTACCCGCTCGGCACCATCCTCTGCGCGATCCTGCTGGCCAACATCGCGCCCCGGCTGCTCAAGAGCGACCTGGCCGCCGACAGCAAGCAGCTGGCGATCGAACTGGACGCCCCCGAGGACAACCCCGACCTCTCCGAGGGCTACTACGAGGTGGTGCTGCGCGCCTTCAGCGCCGTCAACGGCTTCGTGGGCCGCACCATCGACGACATCGAGGCGCAGCAGAAGGAGCTCGGCCGCCGGATCTACGTGACCCGGGTGCGCCGGGACGGGGCGATCCTCGACCACAGCCAGCAGACCGTGATCGAGCGCGGCGACACCGTGGCGGTCAGCGCCCTGCGCCACGACCTGGTCGACTTCGACCCGGTCGCCCACATCGGGCCTGAGCAGGACGACGCCGGGCTGCTCGGCTACCAGACCGAGCACCTGAGCGTGGTCTGCTCGGAGCAGGCGCAGCTGGGCAAGACCATCGCCGAGGTGCGGCGCGAGCCGTTCATGGTCGGGGTGTTCGTCGACAAGGTGTACCGCTCGGGCGCGGAGTTCCCCTACCGGCTCTCCACCCGGCTGGAGCGCGGCGACACCCTGGTGCTGACCGGCCCCAAGCGGCTGGTCGACCCGGCCGCCAAGGCGCTCGGCAAGACGGTGCCGACCAGCTTCGCCACCGACATGGTCTGGGTGGGCCTGGGCATCTTCCTCGGCGGCTGCATCGGCATCCCGGCGCTCACCGCGGGCGGGGTGCCGATCAGCCTCTCCACCTCCGGCGGCGCGCTGATCATGGGCCTGGTCTTCGGCTGGATCCGGGGCAAGTACCCCACCTACGGCAACGTGCCGCCGGGCGCCCAGTGGTTCATGGACACCTTCGGCCTCTGCGCCTTCGTGGCGATCGTCGGGGTCAACGCCGGCCCGGGCTTCACCAGCGGTCTCTCCCAGGCGGGTTGGGGCCTGCTGCTCTGGGGTGCGGTGGCCACCGTGGTCCCGCTGATCGTCGGCATCCTGGTCGGCCACTACGTGTTCAGGATCCGCACCCCGATCCTGATGGGCGTGGTGGCCGGCGCCCAGACCACCACCGCGGCGATCGGCGCGATCAACGAAGAGGCCAAGTCCCAGATCCCCACCCTCGGTTACACCATCCCGTACGCGGCGGGCAACGTCCTGCTGACGATCTGGGGCGCCATCATCGTCGCCCTGCTCGGCTAG
- a CDS encoding bifunctional aspartate transaminase/aspartate 4-decarboxylase produces the protein MSKPSISRDEIRRLGQLSPFELKGEFIKLAEEYQADQPGQKGKSSSHLLNAGRGNPNWIATGPREAYLALGHFALQESRRVWTADNLGGMPEQQGIAERYDRFARSHPELPGIELLTASIDLAVERFGFDRDTWIHELADSIIGDNYPVPDRMLRCTEAVVRGYLQEELMDGRPPAGRLDLFATEGGTAAMCYIFDSLMKNGILHKGDKIALMVPVFTPYIEIAELDTFGFDVVNIEASSFAETGVREWRYPTEEVAKLEDPAVKLVCLVNPSNPPSLALSQRVADQIKQIVATKNPNLMIVTDDVYGTFVNGFRTIAADLPRNTLLVYSYSKHYGCTGHRLGVIGLQQENVIDEMLAKLPAEEKQRLARRYGSITLEPEKLRFVDRLVADSRQVALNHTAGLSLPQQVQMGLFSLFALLPEGKAYKAKVQEIVHRRLALLLEGSGMKISEDEKRAGYYIELDLQAEAERVAGPEFAEYLVKTYEPTEPLFRLAEQTGVVLLNGGGFDGPEWSVRVSLANLDDLDYLKIGHHLKTIFDDYLAEWETSKAAKA, from the coding sequence ATGAGCAAGCCCTCGATCAGCCGTGACGAGATCCGCCGCCTGGGCCAGCTGAGCCCCTTCGAGCTCAAGGGCGAGTTCATCAAGCTCGCCGAGGAGTACCAGGCCGACCAGCCCGGGCAGAAGGGCAAGTCCAGCTCCCACCTGCTCAACGCGGGCCGGGGCAACCCGAACTGGATCGCCACCGGCCCGCGCGAGGCGTACCTGGCGCTCGGCCACTTCGCGCTCCAGGAGAGCCGCCGGGTCTGGACGGCCGACAACCTGGGCGGGATGCCCGAGCAGCAGGGCATCGCCGAGCGGTACGACCGGTTCGCCCGCAGCCACCCCGAGCTGCCCGGCATCGAGCTGCTCACCGCGAGCATCGACCTGGCGGTGGAGCGGTTCGGCTTCGACCGGGACACCTGGATCCACGAGCTGGCCGACTCGATCATCGGCGACAACTACCCGGTGCCGGACCGGATGCTGCGCTGCACCGAGGCCGTGGTGCGCGGCTACCTCCAGGAGGAGCTGATGGACGGCCGGCCGCCGGCCGGGCGGCTCGACCTGTTCGCCACCGAGGGCGGCACCGCCGCGATGTGCTACATCTTCGACTCGTTGATGAAGAACGGCATCCTGCACAAGGGCGACAAGATCGCCCTGATGGTGCCGGTCTTCACCCCGTACATCGAGATCGCCGAGCTGGACACCTTCGGGTTCGACGTGGTCAACATCGAGGCCAGCAGCTTCGCCGAGACCGGGGTGCGCGAGTGGCGCTACCCGACCGAGGAGGTGGCCAAGCTGGAGGACCCGGCGGTCAAGCTGGTCTGCCTGGTCAACCCGAGCAACCCGCCCTCGCTCGCGCTCTCCCAGCGGGTGGCCGACCAGATCAAGCAGATCGTCGCCACCAAGAACCCCAACCTGATGATCGTCACCGACGACGTCTACGGCACCTTCGTCAACGGCTTCCGCACCATCGCCGCCGACCTGCCGCGCAACACCCTGCTGGTCTACTCCTACTCCAAGCACTACGGCTGCACCGGCCACCGGCTCGGCGTGATCGGCCTCCAGCAGGAGAACGTGATCGACGAGATGCTGGCGAAGCTGCCCGCCGAGGAGAAGCAGCGCCTGGCCCGCCGGTACGGCTCGATCACCCTGGAGCCCGAGAAGCTGCGCTTCGTCGACCGGCTGGTGGCCGACTCCCGGCAGGTGGCGCTCAACCACACCGCCGGGCTGAGCCTGCCGCAGCAGGTGCAGATGGGCCTGTTCTCGCTCTTCGCCCTGCTGCCCGAGGGCAAGGCGTACAAGGCCAAGGTGCAGGAGATCGTGCACCGGCGCCTCGCGCTGCTGCTCGAGGGCTCGGGGATGAAGATCTCCGAGGACGAGAAGCGGGCCGGCTACTACATCGAGCTCGACCTCCAGGCCGAGGCCGAGCGGGTGGCCGGGCCGGAGTTCGCCGAGTACCTGGTGAAGACCTACGAGCCGACCGAGCCGCTGTTCCGCCTCGCCGAGCAGACCGGGGTGGTGCTGCTCAACGGCGGCGGGTTCGACGGCCCCGAGTGGTCGGTGCGGGTCTCGCTGGCCAACCTGGACGACCTGGACTACCTCAAGATCGGCCACCACCTGAAGACCATCTTCGACGACTACCTCGCCGAGTGGGAGACCTCCAAGGCCGCCAAGGCCTGA
- a CDS encoding universal stress protein, with protein sequence MNGKSPAGVVVGVDGSAPAAQAAEWAAREAERRGCSLHLVHAVNTGTVTLSPRAGAAVTDLVLKNAQAVLDEQLDLLIGAHPSLRITGDVVPRDAAPAVLNAAEHAELAVLGTRGHGGFASLLLGSVSLRVTAHAACPTVVVREVQPERLADHLLVAIRDERDTVALRFALREAELLGLPVRALHTWHAAVADLGRMAPMVDELGEETALHEQLLRRTVEAVQPEYPDTELTADQLTGAAPAVLVEESRNAALLVIARHAPAPHFGLRLGGAVHAVLHHAHCPVAVVPLPAP encoded by the coding sequence ATGAACGGTAAGTCCCCCGCCGGCGTGGTCGTCGGCGTCGACGGTTCGGCCCCGGCGGCGCAGGCGGCCGAATGGGCCGCCCGGGAGGCCGAGCGGCGCGGCTGCTCGCTCCACCTGGTGCACGCCGTCAACACCGGCACCGTCACCCTCTCGCCCCGGGCCGGGGCGGCCGTCACCGACCTGGTGCTCAAGAACGCCCAGGCCGTGCTCGACGAGCAGCTCGACCTGCTGATCGGCGCCCACCCGAGCCTGCGGATCACCGGCGACGTGGTGCCCCGGGACGCCGCGCCCGCCGTGCTCAACGCCGCCGAGCACGCCGAACTGGCCGTGCTCGGCACCCGGGGCCACGGCGGCTTCGCCTCGCTGCTGCTCGGCTCGGTCAGCCTGCGGGTCACCGCGCACGCCGCCTGCCCGACCGTGGTGGTCCGCGAGGTGCAGCCCGAGCGGCTGGCCGACCACCTGCTGGTCGCCATCCGGGACGAGCGGGACACGGTGGCGCTGCGCTTCGCCCTGCGCGAGGCCGAGCTGCTCGGCCTGCCGGTGCGGGCCCTGCACACCTGGCACGCGGCCGTCGCCGACCTCGGCCGGATGGCGCCGATGGTGGACGAGCTCGGCGAGGAGACCGCCCTGCACGAGCAGCTGCTGCGCCGCACGGTGGAGGCCGTCCAGCCCGAATACCCCGACACCGAGCTCACCGCCGACCAGCTGACCGGCGCCGCCCCGGCCGTACTGGTCGAGGAGTCGCGCAACGCCGCCCTGCTGGTGATCGCCCGGCACGCCCCGGCCCCGCACTTCGGCCTGCGGCTCGGCGGCGCGGTGCACGCGGTGCTGCACCACGCGCACTGCCCGGTCGCCGTGGTGCCGTTGCCGGCGCCCTGA
- a CDS encoding peptidase inhibitor family I36 protein — translation MSKKIALLGLAAASVLAGPAPAEAATTSVKVVRGHGLEACPADYLCLYENPDYNGSADARIWVIGEGKVDSLAASGGDDVARSAYMNANNRNARAYLYAEHAEHGAAVRMDQQVRRRLPAMDDLNGREENGDKVSHLNFDRQVSSTVFWRS, via the coding sequence GTGAGCAAGAAGATCGCGCTGCTCGGCCTGGCCGCCGCCTCGGTGCTGGCCGGCCCGGCCCCCGCCGAGGCGGCCACCACGAGCGTGAAGGTGGTCCGCGGGCACGGCCTCGAGGCCTGCCCGGCCGACTACCTCTGCCTGTACGAGAACCCCGACTACAACGGCTCCGCCGATGCCCGGATCTGGGTGATCGGCGAGGGCAAGGTGGACAGCCTGGCCGCCTCCGGCGGGGACGACGTAGCCCGTTCGGCGTACATGAACGCGAACAACCGCAACGCCCGCGCCTACCTCTACGCCGAGCACGCCGAGCACGGTGCCGCCGTCCGGATGGACCAGCAGGTGCGCCGCCGGCTCCCCGCCATGGACGACCTGAACGGGCGGGAGGAGAACGGCGACAAGGTGAGCCACCTGAACTTCGACCGGCAGGTCAGCTCCACCGTCTTCTGGCGCAGCTGA
- a CDS encoding esterase family protein, whose product MGLTSHKVLALAVLVAAAVMVGTVWVWPRLAGRTWRAVLGRIGTLLGTQLAVICALGLVANNYFTFYSSWDDLLGTGDQGQVSVQSKAVGGRPAVGADAPGAAAKGAAVQELGREPVQGGGALGRDPKQAGEIRVVRIGGPSTGLSTDGYVYLPPQYFQPEYAGRKFPAAIVMTGFPGDAKNLLTRLNYPGASLQLMQSGKMQPTVLVLMRPSPAMPADTECEDIPQGAQSDTYFSKDVPKVIEGSYRVSPDPHAWGVVGNSTGGYCALKLAMRHPDAFGTAVSISGYYKAAEDATTGDLFKGSQQRRSDADLMWRLKNLPAPKVAVMLSGSDEGDGNYKHDTDLFEAAIQAPMTVSTAEVPTGGHNFQTWTRLLPPSLEFLSQHLALPPAGA is encoded by the coding sequence ATGGGGCTGACCAGTCACAAGGTGCTCGCCCTGGCGGTGCTGGTGGCCGCTGCGGTGATGGTGGGGACGGTCTGGGTCTGGCCCAGGCTGGCCGGGCGCACCTGGAGGGCCGTGCTCGGCCGGATCGGCACCCTGCTCGGCACCCAGCTGGCGGTGATCTGCGCGCTCGGCCTGGTGGCCAACAACTACTTCACCTTCTACAGCAGTTGGGACGACCTGCTGGGCACCGGCGACCAGGGCCAGGTCAGCGTCCAGTCCAAGGCGGTGGGCGGCCGGCCGGCCGTCGGCGCGGACGCCCCGGGAGCGGCGGCCAAGGGCGCCGCCGTGCAGGAGCTAGGGCGCGAGCCGGTGCAGGGCGGCGGGGCGCTGGGGCGTGACCCGAAGCAGGCCGGCGAGATCCGGGTGGTACGGATCGGCGGCCCGAGCACCGGGCTGAGCACCGACGGGTACGTCTACCTGCCGCCGCAGTACTTCCAGCCGGAGTACGCGGGCCGCAAGTTCCCGGCCGCGATCGTGATGACCGGCTTCCCCGGGGACGCCAAGAACCTGCTCACCCGGCTCAACTACCCCGGCGCCTCGCTGCAGTTGATGCAGTCCGGCAAGATGCAGCCGACCGTGCTGGTGCTGATGCGGCCCTCCCCGGCGATGCCCGCCGACACCGAGTGCGAGGACATCCCGCAGGGCGCGCAGTCGGACACGTACTTCAGCAAGGACGTGCCGAAGGTGATCGAGGGCTCCTACCGGGTCTCCCCCGACCCGCACGCCTGGGGCGTGGTGGGCAACTCCACCGGCGGGTACTGCGCGCTCAAGCTGGCCATGCGCCACCCGGACGCCTTCGGCACCGCCGTCTCGATCTCCGGGTACTACAAGGCCGCCGAGGACGCCACCACCGGCGACCTGTTCAAGGGCAGCCAGCAGCGGCGCTCCGACGCCGACCTGATGTGGCGGCTGAAGAACCTGCCCGCCCCGAAGGTCGCGGTGATGCTCTCCGGCTCTGACGAGGGGGACGGCAACTACAAGCACGACACCGATCTCTTCGAGGCGGCGATCCAGGCCCCGATGACCGTCTCCACGGCCGAGGTGCCGACCGGCGGGCACAACTTCCAGACCTGGACGCGGCTGCTGCCGCCCTCGCTGGAGTTCCTCTCCCAGCACCTGGCCCTCCCGCCCGCCGGAGCCTGA
- a CDS encoding GNAT family N-acetyltransferase, with translation MINGTLVRLRALRPEDLEQHLAWRNDPEVVHWATGGDPFFGPVTREALEIAFAAKLRLVPHQAGVLTVESTATGQPIGLVDYRDIDPLVTRATLGITIGDRPHWGRGHGTEALGLLVGHLFTTMGLHRLELDTWAGNERAQRTFRRLGFREEGRRRSDALVAGEWQDRVLFGLLRSEWAGEAAKVAVAAESAG, from the coding sequence ATGATCAACGGCACCCTGGTCCGGCTGCGCGCCCTGCGTCCCGAGGACCTCGAACAGCACCTGGCCTGGCGCAACGACCCCGAGGTGGTGCACTGGGCCACCGGTGGCGACCCGTTCTTCGGGCCGGTCACCCGGGAGGCGTTGGAGATCGCCTTCGCGGCCAAGCTCCGTCTGGTCCCGCACCAGGCCGGGGTGCTGACGGTCGAGAGCACGGCCACCGGGCAGCCGATCGGCCTCGTCGACTACCGGGACATCGACCCGCTGGTCACCCGGGCCACCCTGGGCATCACCATCGGCGACCGCCCGCACTGGGGCCGGGGCCACGGCACGGAGGCGCTCGGACTCCTGGTCGGCCACCTCTTCACCACCATGGGCCTGCACCGGCTCGAACTCGACACCTGGGCCGGCAACGAGCGGGCCCAGCGGACCTTCCGCCGGCTCGGCTTCCGGGAGGAGGGCCGCCGCCGCTCGGACGCGCTGGTGGCGGGGGAGTGGCAGGACCGGGTGCTGTTCGGGCTGTTGCGCTCGGAGTGGGCCGGCGAGGCTGCCAAGGTCGCCGTGGCCGCCGAGTCCGCCGGGTGA
- a CDS encoding SDR family NAD(P)-dependent oxidoreductase has protein sequence MNRFEGRRVLITGAGSGIGQATVRRILAEGGRVVGVDVAEAGLTATAKLAAEDGTAERLTTAVLDIAEEAAVVAGVAEAVRVLGGLDAVVNAAGILRSAHTERTTLEFWNRVLTVNLTGTFLVTREALPALLASGRGVVVNFSSTSATFAHPYMAAYAASKGGIQSFTHAIALEYAAQGLRAVSVAPGSISSGMTDASGASGQNRGPGIPEDADMSLFAKLSPALKPADSAYGFAGPEAVAGVVAMLASEDGAFVTGTEIRIDGGTHA, from the coding sequence ATGAACCGCTTCGAGGGCCGCCGCGTACTGATCACCGGCGCGGGCTCGGGCATCGGCCAGGCCACCGTGCGCCGGATCCTCGCCGAGGGCGGCCGGGTGGTCGGCGTGGACGTGGCCGAGGCCGGGCTGACCGCGACGGCGAAGCTGGCGGCCGAGGACGGCACCGCCGAGCGGCTGACCACCGCCGTGCTGGACATCGCTGAGGAGGCCGCCGTGGTCGCCGGGGTGGCCGAGGCCGTGCGGGTGCTCGGCGGGCTGGACGCGGTGGTCAACGCCGCCGGCATCCTGCGCTCCGCGCACACCGAGCGGACCACCCTGGAGTTCTGGAACCGGGTGCTGACGGTCAACCTGACCGGCACCTTCCTGGTCACCCGCGAGGCGCTGCCCGCGCTGCTCGCGTCGGGCCGCGGCGTGGTGGTCAACTTCAGCTCCACCTCGGCCACCTTCGCCCACCCGTACATGGCGGCCTACGCGGCCAGCAAGGGCGGCATCCAGTCCTTCACCCACGCGATCGCGCTGGAGTACGCCGCGCAGGGCCTGCGTGCGGTCTCGGTCGCCCCCGGCTCGATCAGCAGCGGCATGACGGACGCCTCCGGCGCCAGCGGCCAGAACCGCGGCCCGGGCATCCCCGAGGACGCCGACATGTCCCTCTTCGCCAAGCTCAGCCCGGCCCTCAAGCCGGCCGACAGCGCCTACGGCTTCGCCGGCCCGGAGGCCGTGGCGGGCGTGGTGGCGATGCTGGCCTCCGAGGACGGCGCCTTCGTCACCGGCACCGAGATCCGGATCGACGGCGGCACCCACGCCTGA
- a CDS encoding TetR/AcrR family transcriptional regulator has translation MPETTQRPSLTERRKAATQQEIALAAAMLFAEHGPEATTAEDIARAAGISLRTFYRYFRTKEDAVAPLLSAGVRDWIEELAAAPAESGLTEALEQAAGRALTPAPGRPAEALDWVRGLLRVMADAPDLLAVWHRVHHASELALIPVLAPRTGADPLEARLAAAAANTAMRVALETWAASEAPAAEAAALAARCLRELTAGLKP, from the coding sequence GTGCCAGAGACCACCCAGCGCCCCTCCCTGACCGAGCGCCGCAAGGCCGCCACCCAGCAGGAGATCGCGCTCGCGGCCGCGATGCTCTTCGCCGAACACGGCCCCGAGGCGACCACCGCCGAGGACATCGCCCGGGCGGCCGGGATCTCGCTGCGCACCTTCTACCGGTACTTCCGCACCAAGGAGGACGCCGTCGCCCCGCTGCTCTCGGCGGGCGTGCGGGACTGGATCGAGGAACTCGCCGCCGCCCCGGCCGAGTCTGGCCTCACCGAGGCGCTGGAGCAGGCCGCCGGGCGGGCTCTCACCCCGGCCCCCGGCCGCCCGGCCGAGGCGCTGGACTGGGTGCGCGGGCTGCTCCGGGTGATGGCGGACGCCCCCGATCTGCTGGCCGTCTGGCACCGCGTCCACCACGCCTCCGAGCTGGCCCTGATCCCGGTGCTCGCCCCGCGCACCGGCGCCGACCCGCTGGAGGCCCGCCTCGCGGCGGCCGCCGCCAACACCGCCATGCGCGTCGCCCTGGAGACCTGGGCCGCCTCCGAGGCCCCGGCCGCCGAGGCCGCCGCCCTCGCGGCCCGCTGCCTGCGCGAACTCACCGCCGGCCTGAAGCCCTGA
- a CDS encoding VOC family protein: MIGELHVVTVDCPDPAALAGFYRELLGLAPTVDTGQYVVLADPAGRAVLALQQVPEYHPPRWPEAAHPAQLHLDVLVPDLDVAEPKVLALGATLLDGSDKPVGYRVYADPVGHPFCLVTPESL, from the coding sequence ATGATCGGAGAACTGCACGTCGTCACCGTCGACTGCCCCGACCCGGCCGCGCTGGCCGGGTTCTACCGCGAGCTGCTCGGGCTGGCCCCGACCGTGGACACCGGCCAGTACGTGGTGCTGGCCGACCCGGCGGGCCGGGCCGTGCTCGCGCTCCAGCAGGTGCCCGAGTACCACCCGCCGCGCTGGCCGGAGGCGGCCCACCCGGCCCAGCTGCACCTGGATGTCCTGGTGCCCGACCTGGACGTGGCCGAGCCGAAGGTGCTCGCCCTGGGTGCCACCCTGCTGGACGGCTCGGACAAGCCGGTCGGCTACCGGGTCTACGCCGACCCGGTCGGCCACCCGTTCTGCCTGGTCACACCCGAGAGCCTCTGA
- a CDS encoding adenylate cyclase has product MTAPLPGFAGHTYLFQVDNGAAFRNAYSADGTRLRWEGLGESAGQWEDVALHVAQVGPELYFVSWTEAGGITVSHLMDLNEMTVRAFWTYEGEGGRVGELHTGKLEQLA; this is encoded by the coding sequence ATGACCGCGCCCCTGCCCGGCTTCGCCGGACACACCTACCTGTTCCAGGTCGACAACGGCGCGGCCTTCCGCAACGCCTACTCCGCCGACGGCACCCGGCTCCGCTGGGAGGGCCTCGGCGAGTCGGCCGGCCAGTGGGAGGACGTGGCGCTGCACGTGGCCCAGGTCGGCCCCGAGCTGTACTTCGTCAGCTGGACGGAGGCGGGCGGCATCACGGTGAGCCACCTGATGGACCTGAACGAGATGACGGTGCGCGCGTTCTGGACGTACGAGGGCGAGGGCGGCCGGGTCGGCGAGCTGCACACCGGCAAGCTGGAGCAGCTGGCCTGA